One Micavibrio aeruginosavorus ARL-13 genomic window carries:
- a CDS encoding macro domain-containing protein — protein sequence MSEVIAEGQSPSNHHLINRIDLIHGDLVAQDDVDAIVAAIPHNLDMSGSLNRAILGAAGEQIDNFILEHIYKPRPGDVFAVPPFGLPVSHILFAVTPDWNDAIAREDRDLTRCFRGAMQVAAQMGLQRVAFAALGTGKHKFPVMRAARLGLNAILDRLDDRFVEVRIVANRDDVFAAWNERLHHHGWTGYIDPTA from the coding sequence ATGTCTGAAGTGATAGCAGAGGGCCAGAGCCCTTCCAACCACCATCTGATCAACCGGATTGATCTCATCCACGGAGATTTGGTGGCACAGGACGATGTGGACGCGATTGTGGCGGCGATTCCCCATAATCTGGATATGAGCGGCTCCCTCAACCGGGCGATTCTGGGTGCGGCGGGGGAACAGATTGACAATTTTATTCTGGAACACATCTACAAACCCCGGCCCGGCGACGTGTTTGCTGTGCCCCCCTTTGGTTTGCCCGTCTCGCATATCTTGTTCGCCGTGACGCCGGATTGGAACGATGCCATTGCGCGCGAAGACCGCGATTTGACCCGGTGTTTCCGTGGCGCGATGCAGGTGGCGGCGCAAATGGGTTTACAGCGCGTGGCCTTTGCCGCATTGGGGACGGGCAAACATAAATTCCCCGTCATGCGCGCAGCACGATTGGGGTTGAACGCCATTCTGGATCGTCTGGATGATCGTTTTGTCGAGGTGCGGATCGTCGCCAACCGTGATGACGTTTTCGCCGCGTGGAATGAACGGCTGCACCATCACGGTTGGACGGGATATATCGACCCGACGGCGTAA
- a CDS encoding adenosine kinase, translating into MSSRSLDVVAIGNAIVDVLAHTDDAFIQSQADAGMIKGAMALIEQSRAVELYGLMNDTVERSGGSAGNTIAGVASFGGKGAYIGKVADDTLGQVFRKEMRDMGVVYNTTPLIVGAPTARCLVFVTPDAQRTMNTYLGACLELGVDDLDSSLIQNAQVTYLEGYMFDPEQAKAMFRAAADIAHKSGNRVALSLSDPFCVDRHREDFQNFVENHTDILFANEAEIISLYQTETFEQAAKIVAGKVGIAALTRSEKGSVIVADGEFIEIAAAPVAQLMDTTGAGDQYAAGFLYGLTQGMDMQMCGQLGSLAAAEVISHMGPRPEMAYADFVTKIAKAA; encoded by the coding sequence ATGTCCTCTCGCTCTCTTGACGTTGTTGCCATTGGTAACGCCATCGTTGACGTTCTGGCCCATACGGATGATGCGTTTATCCAATCCCAAGCCGATGCCGGCATGATCAAAGGCGCCATGGCGCTGATCGAGCAATCGCGTGCGGTGGAACTGTATGGCCTGATGAACGATACGGTTGAACGTTCTGGCGGATCGGCCGGGAATACGATTGCAGGCGTGGCGTCCTTCGGTGGCAAGGGTGCGTATATCGGCAAAGTGGCTGACGATACGCTGGGTCAAGTGTTCCGCAAGGAAATGCGCGATATGGGCGTTGTGTACAACACCACCCCGCTGATCGTTGGTGCACCGACGGCCCGCTGCCTGGTGTTTGTGACACCGGATGCCCAGCGCACCATGAACACCTATCTGGGCGCATGTCTGGAACTGGGCGTGGATGATCTGGATTCATCGCTGATCCAGAATGCCCAAGTCACATATCTGGAAGGATACATGTTCGACCCGGAACAAGCCAAAGCCATGTTCCGCGCCGCCGCCGACATTGCACACAAATCCGGCAACCGCGTAGCGCTGAGCCTGTCCGACCCGTTCTGTGTTGATCGTCACCGCGAAGACTTCCAGAATTTCGTTGAAAACCACACCGACATTCTGTTCGCGAACGAGGCGGAGATCATCTCCCTCTATCAAACCGAAACATTTGAACAGGCCGCCAAAATCGTTGCCGGAAAAGTCGGCATCGCCGCCCTGACCCGCAGCGAAAAAGGATCGGTCATTGTGGCCGATGGTGAATTCATCGAAATCGCCGCCGCCCCGGTTGCCCAATTGATGGACACAACGGGCGCAGGCGACCAATACGCCGCCGGTTTCCTGTATGGTTTGACACAAGGCATGGATATGCAGATGTGCGGCCAACTGGGTTCACTGGCCGCCGCTGAAGTCATCAGCCACATGGGCCCGCGCCCGGAAATGGCCTATGCCGATTTCGTAACGAAAATTGCGAAGGCCGCGTAA